Proteins encoded in a region of the Anopheles aquasalis chromosome 2, idAnoAquaMG_Q_19, whole genome shotgun sequence genome:
- the LOC126581681 gene encoding gonadotropin-releasing hormone receptor, whose product MLELILGNVSTTTTTTAATATAMADMFAGSMSHTGGSRIAEMASYALLRNASHLLGTSHSDIQQQQQQHHHHHHHHQPELHLSNTTNLGNESLATALLHDSAVQLATLASDLIGGTTILSMEECARLNITFSQNGSATSMADISCYDHAPTLSKSGIIRVIVLSAMAIVSLLGNVATMWNIQKNRKSRRVTRHNWSAIYSLIFHLSIADVLVTWFCIIGEAAWNYTVHWVAGNIFCKLFKVGQMFSLYLSTYVLVLVGVDRWVAVKYPMKSLNTARRCHRFLFVAYLLSFLLSTPQWMIFRVAKGPFLEDFYQCVTHGFYTSRWQEQLYTTFTLVFMFIIPLLILIGTYLSTFMTISSSEKIFRIDTSAVDRTTYYRRSDTNRQRLIHKAKMKSLRISVVIVVAFIVCWTPYYIMMLIFMFLNPTGHFAEDLQSGIFFFGMSNSLINPLIYGAFHLVPIRQRRNQYNQHVREGSVYFQRSSTFNHHNGHQRNLNPHIKFSNSHSNLPEEISLMSLEKDLRSLDENVNQIHQKGGGGGAGNGTIQRRSFTTKFLSFSRLFNRNHPTKL is encoded by the exons CACCGGTGGATCCCGGATAGCGGAAATGGCATCGTACGCGCTCCTTCGAAATGCCTCACATCTCCTCGGAACCTCACATTCCgacatccagcaacagcagcagcagcaccaccaccaccaccaccaccaccaacctgaGCTACACCTGAGCAACACAACGAACCTGGGCAACGAATCGCTGGCGACGGCGCTGCTCCACGACTCGGCGGTACAGCTCGCAACGCTGGCCAGCGACCTCATCGGTGGTACCACCATCCTGTCGATGGAGGAGTGCGCACGGCTCAACATTACCTTCTCGCAGAACGGGAGCGCCACGTCGATGGCCGACATCAGCTGCTACGATCACGCCCCGACCCTCTCCAAGTCGGGCATCATCCGGGTGATTGTGCTGTCGGCGATGGCCATCGTGTCACTGCTCGGCAATGTCGCCACCATGTGGAACATTCAGAAGAACCGGAAATCGCGGCGCGTTACACGCCACAACTGGAGCGCCATCTATTCGCTCATCTTTCATCTTTCCATCGCGGACGTGCTGGTGACGTGGTTCTGCATTATCGGTGAGGCCGCCTGGAACTACACCGTCCACTGGGTTGCCGGGAACATCTTCTGCAAGCTGTTCAAGGTCGGCCAGATGTTCAGCCTCTACCTATCGACgtacgtgctggtgctggtgggcgtGGATCGCTGGGTGGCGGTCAAGTATCCGATGAAGTCCCTCAACACGGCCCGCCGCTGCCATCGATTCCTTTTCGTGGCGTATCTGCTCTCCTTTCTGCTCAGCACACCGCAG TGGATGATATTCCGGGTAGCGAAAGGACCGTTCCTCGAGGACTTTTACCAGTGTGTGACGCACGGGTTCTACACCTCCCGCTGGCAGGAGCAGCTCTACACCACCTTCACGCTAGTGTTCATGTTCATCATTCCGCTGCTGATCCTGATTGGCACCTATTTATCAACGTTTATGACGATTTCAA GCAGCGAGAAAATCTTCCGAATCGACACGTCAGCCGTGGACAGGACGACGTACTACCGGCGCTCGGACACGAACCGGCAGCGGCTGATACACAAGGCGAAAATGAAGTCTCTCCGCATCTCGGTCGTTATCGTGGTGGCGTTTATCGTGTGCTGGACACCGTACTACATCATGATGCTGATATTCATGTTCCTTAACCCAACCGGGCAT TTTGCCGAGGATCTGCAGTCGggcattttcttcttcggtaTGTCAAACAGTCTGATCAATCCGCTGATCTACGGTGCGTTCCACCTGGTCCCGATACGGCAGCGGCGCAATCAGTACAACCAACATGTAAG GGAAGGCTCTGTGTACTTTCAACGGTCGTCCACCTTCAACCACCACAATGGCCACCAGCGGAATCTCAATCCGCACATCAAATTTTCCAACTCGCACTCCAACCTGCCGGAGGAAATCTCGCTGATGTCGCTGGAGAAGGATCTGCGCAGCCTGGACGAGAACGTTAACCAGATCCACCAGAagggtggcggcggtggtgccggcaaTGGGACAATTCAGCGGCGCAGCTTCACCACCAagtttctctccttctcgcgcCTCTTCAATCGCAACCATCCAACTAAGCTTTAA